One window of the Chryseobacterium sp. CY350 genome contains the following:
- a CDS encoding T9SS type A sorting domain-containing protein, which yields MKKLYVSALFLCTAAVLYAQGVVWQKDIKSSTQDFLSQVTTTIDQQYLITGSSIQSKKLTSENTQNNGYDFHLVKLNQQGEEVWEKYFSGQNHDFLSSAVSTQEGGFLLAGTSFSRKGLDKKEDTKGGSDIWLIRINEFGDELWQKTLGSSQDEEAKAVIQTTDFGFFVAGNVQHAPKGFGSKDVIVSKLDKNGKELSQIILGGKGLDEAEKMIPTVDGGALLGIYSRSNVGGSKKTENFGEGDFWVVKLNKEGKVEWEKNFGGKGDDHLRTLAMTSTGYIVGGESRSERSGNKTVGIEEGTDIWLISLNDRGEELWQKSYNFKNRDVLMGMNVIQRKDEREKNKDLTQGILLGGYTQAEGRIEADDETFWMLYLNSDGNEQWRKHVKGESRKKEERLSDIKLNRDGSIILAGTSAEELGKENWKIVKLGDKQLDQLIEKQDIKIYPNPVSDYCYVEIGFEFKEADITLYDMGGRQLQSLKTKNKVTKINTQNLIQGAYLVMVKTDTNKSANAKLIKK from the coding sequence ATGAAAAAACTCTACGTGAGTGCACTTTTCTTATGCACTGCTGCCGTACTGTATGCTCAGGGTGTTGTATGGCAGAAAGATATTAAATCATCCACTCAGGATTTTCTTTCACAAGTTACCACAACCATCGATCAGCAATATCTCATTACAGGAAGCTCTATTCAATCAAAAAAACTGACTTCCGAAAACACACAAAACAACGGTTATGATTTTCATTTGGTGAAACTGAATCAACAGGGTGAAGAAGTCTGGGAAAAATATTTCTCTGGACAAAATCATGATTTTCTTTCATCAGCAGTTTCTACACAGGAAGGTGGATTCCTATTGGCAGGAACGTCATTTTCCAGGAAAGGATTGGATAAAAAAGAAGATACAAAAGGCGGAAGCGATATCTGGCTCATCAGAATTAATGAATTTGGTGACGAACTGTGGCAAAAAACTTTGGGATCGTCTCAGGATGAAGAAGCCAAAGCCGTGATTCAGACGACTGATTTCGGGTTTTTTGTTGCCGGAAATGTTCAGCATGCGCCGAAAGGTTTTGGTTCTAAAGATGTCATCGTGTCAAAACTCGATAAAAACGGGAAAGAATTATCTCAGATTATTTTAGGCGGGAAAGGTCTCGATGAAGCTGAAAAGATGATTCCAACGGTTGACGGTGGTGCTTTGCTTGGAATTTACTCAAGAAGTAATGTTGGTGGATCTAAGAAAACTGAAAATTTCGGGGAAGGAGATTTTTGGGTTGTCAAACTAAATAAAGAAGGGAAAGTAGAATGGGAAAAGAATTTCGGAGGAAAAGGTGACGATCATCTGAGAACTTTGGCGATGACTTCTACAGGCTATATCGTTGGCGGAGAATCGAGATCCGAAAGATCAGGAAATAAAACGGTTGGAATTGAAGAAGGAACCGATATCTGGCTGATTTCCTTAAATGACCGAGGTGAAGAACTGTGGCAGAAATCTTACAATTTCAAAAACAGAGATGTCCTGATGGGGATGAATGTGATTCAGCGAAAAGATGAAAGAGAAAAGAATAAAGATTTAACCCAAGGAATTTTACTCGGAGGTTACACGCAGGCGGAAGGCAGAATTGAAGCTGACGATGAAACTTTCTGGATGCTTTATTTAAACTCTGATGGTAATGAGCAATGGAGAAAGCATGTAAAAGGAGAATCGAGAAAAAAGGAAGAAAGGTTATCTGACATTAAATTGAATCGTGACGGCTCGATTATTCTGGCAGGAACAAGTGCTGAAGAATTGGGGAAAGAAAACTGGAAAATTGTAAAATTAGGAGATAAGCAATTGGATCAGCTGATTGAGAAGCAGGATATTAAGATCTATCCGAATCCGGTATCTGATTACTGTTATGTTGAGATTGGTTTTGAATTTAAAGAAGCGGATATTACGCTGTATGATATGGGTGGAAGACAGCTCCAAAGCCTGAAAACTAAAAATAAAGTGACTAAGATTAATACGCAGAATTTGATTCAGGGGGCGTATCTGGTGATGGTGAAAACGGATACAAATAAAAGCGCGAATGCTAAATTGATTAAAAAATAA